TTCTTACAACTTCGTGGGAGTatggacattttatattttatagataaggaaacaaattCACAGAAATTTTTGCCTTGTGTGAGACCTGAAGGTCGAAACTGGGTTCGTATTTATTCCACCTCCACTATTTCCCTTCCTTACAAATACTGTTAAcctgaaataaatatatatatatatatatataaaacatatttatataatatatatgcaatatatatatataaaatataaaaataaaaaataacctgAAGCTGATAATCCTGACTAGTTGTTTCCCCTGAAACAACTAAGGAGTGATGGACAATTAGAAAAACtgtaaggaaaaaagtaaaaagggtTGGAGCTAGTTAAGATATAGTGACAACAATTAAGATGAATCAGAGATCCCAATACAAAATACCCTCCAAAAGATACATTGAGATTTGGTGAGTCTACTAAAAtccattaaaaagaaacaagatagATAAAAGAAAGAGTGAGTAGCAATTTGTATGAAGAAGGAATCCAAGGGGGAAGAGATAGAGATGATTTGGGTGAAAAATCAATGGAGGGAAAAACAGAAGTGCTACTGTCATTGAACAGATTTAAGAAATAGATGAAGAATTAATTAGGAAAGATTAGAAGCACAATATAGTAATGGTGGAAGCTATAGGTATCTGTGTCATGCTCCCCAAATCCTCCCCAAAGCAAAGCAGTTAGTAATTTCTTGCTTTGCTTGATAATTTTAGCCTTCAAGAGAcaaagggggagggaacagcaGGCAAACGGTTCTATGCACTAAATTATCACCAAGAAAGTGAAACTAGTTGTTGAAATAGAAATGAGCAGATCCTTCAGAATTCTGACCAATACAAATGTGCAATAGAAAAGAAAGTTGGGTACAGTTTGATATGCATTTTATTATTTCAGAAGAGACGTTTTCAAAGGATTCAGAGAAAGGTTAGATTGAATCCCTTGGCCTAAATTTTTTATAGAAGTTAGTTCAAGAGGAATGAGAAGCGTTCATGAATAAAATTCAGAACATACAAAATAAACTATGATTAAGATAAAAATATGGTTATTATCTTAAGAAGCTAATATGTATACATTAAAAACTGATAgaacaatttgtatttttaaaagacatgaaCAGAAACAAAGGTAAGAGAGAATAATTACAAAAGGATGGCACGGTCCTATAAGAATAAGTGTTCTATAGTGAAAAATAAGCTGGGactagtaaagaaaaaaaaaaggaccacaaaaatttttaaagctaaatttgagaaaaattttttgaaagaaagaaaatactattGTTTATGATAGTTAACAAAAATGATGAGAGAAGGCAAAACTGTTCCACTCAATTTCCTTCTGTTAACTTTGCTGAGAATAATCTTTGGACTGGAAAAAGTAAACGGAAAATAGTTTATAATTGTAAACTAAAATAATGGGAATAGAGAGATCTTTTACCATCTTTGATGAATTCAAGACACAAGTCTTGATAGACTACATCCCACAGTATTGCAAAATTTGGCTGACTTGATTGCTGAGACTGTTTACTGATATCTGAAAGATTTCAGAGGAGAGAACAGGCACCACAGGTTTGGAGAAGGGCAAATGTTAATTTGGCTATTAAAAAAGGTAAGAGAATGTAATCTACAAACAGTATGTCAGAAAATTTTGACAAAATCCTACTTTTTGTTAATGGAATGGAgtgagaaaatttagaaaaagaagacaatgagCTAGTAGAGCTTCATGAAAAACAAGTTACTTTCAAgatgaaaatcatttttttttggataagGTTACTAGATTTGTAAATTAGGAGTATGCCATAGACAGCTTACTTGGATTTTAGCAAAATATGTGACAAAATCTCCTAAGTGAAAGCTGTGGACAAGATGAAGACAAGGGTTAATGCTATAGAGAAACTAATTGAAAAGTAGTTGAATGGAGATATGTCATTAATGGCTCAATGTAATTTGGATATAGGTCTCTAGAGGgattatttttatcaatgatttgaataaaattatagataaatTCTTATCAAGTTTTGAGATCACAGGATTCTGACAGGTACCTTTAGAGGCCAAGAAGTTTAGAGATAATTAAGTTGGAGCCCAGGTAGGTGACAACAGGTTGTACATGGCCACATAGATAGTGTTAGTACAAAGTTAACATGTCATATGACAAAGCTAAGATTCAAAACAATGCTATTCTAAATGAAAGATAGATATGAAACCTTACATTTAGATGAAAAAAGTCAACTCCATGAGATAATAAAGGTATAGCTAGAAATTTCTAAGCCtagaaagcatttatttaaaaaaaaaaaatctggggttTTATCATACTGAAAGTTCAATATGAGTTAATATTAAGTCTTTTATCatatgaaatacaaattaaaaaaaaaaaagagagatacagTGTCCAAGAACAAACAGGACCTAGTCCTTCTATATTCTGCTCTAGTCAGATCACTGTAGGGATTTATTTAATTCTGAGAAAGATATTTTTTGGAGAACATTGCTAAGTTGGAaattgggaaaagggaaaaggaacagaaGTTAATGCTACAGGAGGTTtgattgaaggaactgaggatgttTAGTTTGGAAAAGAGAATGCCTGGGGACTAGTAGAGAGAACAGCTGTCCTCCAGTATCTGAAAGGCCAAGCACATGAAAGAGTGATTAGATTTGCTCTTTTTGGACCCCAAGTCCAGAAATATAGAGAGGTAGATTCCGACTTGATATAATTAAAGCTATCCAACAGTGAAATGGGTTGTCCTGGAAGATTTTTCTCattagaagtcttcaagcaaaggttggATGGTCACTTGTTGGGTTTGTTCAACAAGAGATTAGCAGTCCATCCTAATCCTGATACACTGTGAATCTGAATATTGGTATCTTCTTGAATACAGTTCAAAGTTACACATAcaagattattataataaaaaaaaaacattgatgtAAGCTAAGCAGAAATGTAATTTATCAACAATTTATCTTTATTCATTATGTAAAGGCTGAAATTAATTACCTCATAGAGTGTTCCAACTTCTTGGTCTGGTGAAGGAGCAAAGGACTGATTCACATATATaaactgagagaaaagaaaaaaaatcactaattatgcaatcttccttcaaagttcagcatCTTGAGTAAGCAGTGTTTCTTCTTATTCCTGATTCTTTACATCAAACCGTGCTCTGAGTCTAtaataaaaactgtaatattaaaaaaaataaaacacctaccccaaattcctttttaatctttaaaCTATTCCTTTCCCTTCACTAATATAATTGGTATCCTTATTCAGGCCTTTATTGCTTCTCACTGGCCTATTTTAGCAGACTTCTAATTGGTTTCTCTCCTGAATTTCATTTCATCCTGAATAATAGGTGTCAATTAGATATCCCTAAAACACAGGTCTACCATTTCCAATACCCTGCTTGGGAAGCTCCAAGGGCAACCTATTGCCTCTAGTAAATTCCTTGTTGgactttttaaagtccttcccaaTCTGGTTTTAATCTACTTCTGATTTATTGCACATGGGGCAGCAGGGTGGCAAAGATGACAGAACACTGAGAGCCTGGAGTCAATTTAAATCGAGTTTCAAAATTCGCTGCGTGAcacatgggcaagttacttaactgtttgactcagtttactAACTTGTATatggggataacaacagcatctaccttccaaggttgttgtcaggatcaagtgagataataactgtaaagtacttagcacagtttctggcacatggtaagcactatgtaagtattagctattattactattattattattactacttcaCACACACTAAATTCAAGCCAAACTGGCCTGCTTATTGTTCTCACTCCATGATATTATGTTCCCCATCTCAGGCCTGGAACTCATTCCTTCTCTAACATATCACAGAAACCCCTAGTTTCTTTTAAAGCTTAGCTCCCTTGTTAGTTCTAACAGCGAGCCCTAGGCTGATCTCATCAGGTGCTAGTGTTAGCTTGTATATGTTGTAGTATATTAAATTTCCAATATTTATGCTGGGTCTCTTTAATATAATGTAAGACCTTCGGGGCAGGcactatttttgtctttggatttcCAAAGAGACCTTGCACATTGTCTGGTACGTAGCAGGTGTATAGTGAATGCTTTATCAGCAGATGAACATTCTGATCTTTATAAGTTAAcgttcttctttttaaaaccccctaccttccatcttagaatcaatactatatattggttccaagtcggAAGAGTAGTAAAGGTTACTAGCCCAGGAATGCAATGCtatgaagtgcctgaggccatatttgaatggggcagctagctggctcggcggatagagtcaggcttggagacaggaggtccagggttcaaatttggccttaagaCAATGCCTaattgtgtggtcctgggcaagtcaataaaTTCCAACTgaccagcccttactgcttttctgccttatgGAAATGGTTCTTAgtgtccattctaagacagaagttaagggtttaaaaaaaataatgcatcTCTCCAGTTTCATATTTTTCAGCCTAACAGTTATTTAGCCCATTTTTGCTGCTCTAACATCTTATGAATCCTATGTTAGGAAAAGACAAAGCTGATCACATACCAACTGTTCAGAAGCCACAAGTTTAAGGAACTTTTTGATGAAATCAATGAGGCCCTGAATAGTTCGGGTTCGTTCCACAGCCCACTTCTTTGTTTTCATTATCGGGGTGTCTCCAACAGCCTTTAACAGAATATCAACTGTAAAAATAATGTGAATGACAATTAAACTGAAAAAGCGAAAGAGAATGAGATATTAAGATTCAGAATACTTTAAAAAGTCACCAACTGGTTTATGTTTTATGTATTCATAAAACCTCCACTTAAGCAACTATGATggtaaatagttttaaaattacttttttcttgttaatgactttttctttatcctccaataatttataaataattatggATTTGACCTTTAAAATGCAGTTGCTAGCTCTAAAAATTATGTCAATTCAAAAGCCTCTGTAAGTAactgaaggaaataaatgaagggaaaaggtgTCTTCCAGAGATGTTCTGCTTCACATTCATTTTACCTTGGGCCAAAAGCTGGTAGGGAAACTTGAGCTAGGCCTGGCTTGTTCTCACACTTTAGCTCATTACACTCTAGCTCAAACCAGGACTCATCCCTTAATActtctccattcttccttccaCCACAATCCTCTCACTTCATTCCATCCAAAGTGCTCAAAAGATCAGCCTCCTGCTAAAGAAACCACTTAACCACCACCATAAGTTCCATGCATCTTGGAAGCAAGGATGGATTCAGAAATGGCAATAGTATTTCTGGATAGGGTGTTCCAGCACTGGGCCTTTCCCCCTCCTGCACTGTGCAAAATCTTCTTAAATCTTACTCCCTGCCATTTACTCTTTACTGGTCTTGTAGATCTGCAAACAAGATATTCTATCTCATGGCTCTGAAGATTTTCTCATAGAAAAGGTGAGTAccactaaaatcctaccttctacaggaagccttccccttcccctctgaattctagtatcttccctctcaattttttctcatttatcctgTGTAAAACTTGTTGgtacatatttgtttacttgttgTCTCCCTTGTTTAGTCTGTGAGGTCCTTGAGGtaagggactgtctttttcttctttttgtatctctagggcctggcacatagtaggtgcttaatacatgtttactgatTATCTGAAGTTATTGATAAGTTGTGGATACCAGAAGAGTTAACACACAGATGGAATGAAGAGAGTTCTCCGGGTAGAAAATATAgcaaattatatatttaagaGTTTGTGTTCCCTGTGCCTGacatacaataaacatttaaatgattACTGACTGACTCCCAAACAGAATTCATTCTATTTCCTCCCAATTCATCTCCTTTATAATTTGGTTGTTACAATGATACATCAGAAAAACCCAGTTTTTCATGAATGGGCAGAAGACAAATGCATTTACTATTGATACAGATCTCAAAATATCCTGTGGAACTAGATTGCAAGAGGAAAACTGGCATATACTTATGAACTATTGTATATAATTTACCCAAAACATTTATTCGGGAAAAATTAAGGACAATGCTGTAATATGTGAAATCCAAACTAATACAAAAACTATGTCAAATGAAAAGCTTCCAAAAGATATAGATCTaacagaagaaattaaattaatgtgGAAATTGGATGAGATTAATATGATCCCTGTTACTCTATGTGCTACTGGAATTGTATCAAGGGTACATTCAGTATACCTTTAGAAAATAAGCTTATATGCTAATTCTTTAATTCATATACAGAAAGCAGTTATTAGGCTCATATTGCAACAGTCTATACagtattaaatagcaaaaagagATAAAACATAACATACTATTATATAGTTACTAGAAGTGCTAAATTTGATCAATTTTCCCTCTgaaatcttttcccccttttaacaGGCATCATCCTAATTCAAATCTAAATTGTTACTATTGTGCTTTCAGACTCTGTGATCtgttttggggatttcttggcaaagatactagagtagtttgacatttccttttccagttcgttttccagatgagaaaactgaggcaaatatgattaagtgacttgcccagggtcacatagctagggaagtatctgagggcagatctgaattcaggaagacgaATTTTCTGACTGCATGTCCAGTTCTCCAAGACTGCATTCACACAATATTTTTATCTGTTAAATCCAACCTGTTGTTTGACTAATCAATCAAGACTTGAGGCTGTGTCAGGGCAGTGTGGCAGGTGCTAGgatacaaagagggaaaaacaaataatcCAGAAGGTTATCTTCTATCAAAGGAAATGACACCTACATGTTAAATAAAACATGAAAGTACATACAAGGTGGGGCACCTAGGTAGTAGTgaataaagtcaggaagactcatctttctgagatcaagtttgacctcagatactttttagcagtgtgagcctgggcaagtctgtttggccttaattttctcatctgtaaaatggcctggattaggaaagggcaaaccactccaatatttttgccaagaaaaatataaatggggtcaggaagtatcagaaaaaaaaagactgagcaaAATATACACGGTATTCTTTTGGGCAAAGTGGGTGTGGCACATCAGGAAAGCCTAACAGAGAAAGTAGCTTTAAGGCTTTGTTCCAAAGCCATATTTTCCCAAAGCCTTCCCTATCCTCTCAGCCTCTCATATTACTTTCGCCATATACTATCCTTAAAATCTCAGATttcaaagggacctcagaaattaTTTAATCCAGTCCAACATGAGCAGGAATCTCCTATTTAGCACAGCCCCAACCAGTGGCCATCCCGGCAATACCTAAAATTCCGGCTGGTAGTGGTGTACTTGTCTCACCTACTCCCAAAACTCGCCCTTGAGGGCATGAACCACTTTTTTGTTTATTGCCATCTCCTCCGTACCACCAACAGAAAGTGGTTCAGTAATAGTTAAAATCATGTTCCTCCAGCAATGACaataatagtggtggtggtggaacTTGGGGAAATAAGAAAGGCAGTTGGTCTGTATCCCTCCAGCAATCTGCCCCCTAATTTTGAGCAGCTGAGTTGGCTTTTCCTCTCACTTCCTCATCAGATGCAATAAACATTTCTACTTCCCGGGTTGGACTAGCCCACCGAATAGGTCAATCTTTCCTGTTTGGTGGTCACTGCATTTTATCAGTCAACACAACGATAGAAACTGGCTCGCCCGTTTCAGgcaaaaggaaataaggaaaattactttttttcttggCGTCGCCAGGAGGTTCCTCTGATCCGGGGGAGACTGCGGTGGAGGGCGCCGGCTCCAATGTATTCGTATCCGGGCCCATCTCGGTGGCTCCCTCCCCTCCAACGGGGCCCCCAAGAAGGGTCATCGACGGCCGCTCGGGCTCTGCCATCTCTTTCCTCGACCTCGGCCTCCAACCACGTGCAGGAGACGGGGTGGGAGGGGCGCGTATGTGATGGGATGGGAGACCCCAGGAGAGCTGAGTGTCTTACCCCTGCAACCAGAAACATGCAGTCAACACCCACCTTCTCCCTCAAGACCTTGGGTACTACGCGAGGAGGTGGGCAGTGGTCCACAAAGGTCTGAGGTACGGGGTGAGGGGCGTGGGGGGATTGTCCCTAGCACTCTGCCGTCTGCGTCTGCGCAGGCGTACCGAAATTCGGTGTATGGTTTCATTCTTAAGAGGCAAAACTCTTCCACCACGACTCCTGTCAACACCCACCTTCTCTCTCTAACTTGGAAAGCCGACAGGCAGGAATTAACAGAGTTCGAGGTCGAGAAGGAACTAAAGGAGGAAAAGCCCTCATACCTTCCCTTCCCTGCGTCTGCGTCTGCGTCTGCGTCTGCGCCGCCGCTCCTCAAGCTCTCGCAGCCTCATTTCCTGCCCTCTGCATCTGCGCAGTTGCTCCTCGCGCTCTCGCACCTACACGCCGCCGTCGGCGCAGGCgctcctctctcttccagtccTCTGCGTCTGCGCAGGCGCTCCCCGTAGCCAGGACCAGCGCCCGCCTCGCAGCCTGTGTTACGCTAGGCGTTTCAGCTTTCCAGCTGATCCTGCCTCCTTCGGGTtcgctctcccctcccctcccctccctctccggGAGCGCGCGGAGGGGGCGGGCGGGGAAGCGACttgaaggagaagaggaggaccGTGTTGGCTCCGCGTGCTCCGCCCGGGACTCAGCGCCCACCTGGCttacccttccctcctcccagaccCTTCTCCCGGCCCGGGCTCCATCATGATCAAGGCGATCCTCATCTTCAACAACCACGGGAAACCCCGGCTTTCCAAGTTTTACCAGCCCTATGTGAGTATCTCTCCAAGCCGTGCCTGCCTGCTGCTAGAAGCTTGCTGCTGCCGTCTCCTCCCGGggagagcagcagcagcaacctCAGCAGTAGCAGCCCCACGCCCCTAGCCACCCCGACTTCTCCCCAAGGCCTCTCCGGTCCTCTTCTCTCCCGGTACCTGCCTTGCCCATCCACCAGCAAGCTTTCCTCAGAATGTGGGTCTTTTCCGCCCATTCCCGGCTGACCCTGAACGTGGGTCCCTTTTCCCCGCCCGGACACCTCCTGTTGCCTGGGCGCGCCTTCTTTCCTTTGCATCCTCATCCCTCTCTGCCTCCCCCATCCCGTTCCTCCTACCCCCCAGAGCCAACCTTCCTAGTGCAGTCTGACTGCATCTTATCCTTAaagtccccccccaccccctccccggGATATGTCACCCGGCTAAGAAGTCACTTCCTCAGCTTTCCACGGGGATGGCCCAGTCGGTGCCCGCGGCGGCGTGCGCCACGCTCGGGGTTTGGGTTTAGCCAGACATCTCTAATGTTTCGTTCATtcagccagcatttattaagtacctactgggTGCTGGACGCCGGAGGTACGGAGATCGAGAAAGAGAAAGTTCCTGCCTTCTAGGAGCTTACCTTTCCTATTGTGGAGAGACGACACGCCCACCCAAAAGTAGATTGAAAATGGGTACAAAGTGATTTCAGGGAGCAGGGCATTAGCTATTGAGCATAGGTGGTATATCAAGCcaagttgagctttgaaggaattGATAAAGCATTAATGAGGTGGATGTACCGTTGATCCacgggagactgacagccccgtACTAACGCCGGAGATGGAATGCTTGGTAGAGGAGATCAGCAGCAAGAAGTACAGTACTGTGCAACAAGGCCGGAAAAATAGGTTGGAGACAGACTTAAAAGCTAAATTTAGAAATTTGTGTTTTATTTGGAACTTCTTCGGCAGGGGAAGGACATAAAAACCTCTTTGCCTTGTTGAATCCCAGGTTCCTTCTGGACTGTGTGTCTGCAGTCTTCATTTCCAGAGCCTGCATTTTCTAGCGTCTCATTTTGATGTTTCTGGGCTAGTATGACTTTCAGgccatttctttttaaaggaaaagagataatCGAGTTTATGAGGTAATAGTTTTGTTGCTGCTGTTTGTAACAAGTTTGATTAGAATTATGCTTTTCTACATGAAACCTAGATTTCAGCTTCAAGAGGGGCATTTTTGAATGGGGAAGTTTGCTCCTGTTTAGCAATCACAATGTTAGGGTGAGGCAGTTATCGAAATGGTGAGACTTTCCAGAAATAGACTATTTGAGTTTTACTTAATTTACTGTCAACCTAGTAGTTGTTGTGACTTTGGacttttctctgaacctcagtttcctcatctgtacacaGAATTGCTGCCTTGTATCACAGAGACTAGAATAAcaagtgagataatgtatataaaatcattgtataaatgtaaaatattgttattcGTCCTTTCAGTAGGAATCTAGGGCCATTACAATGGCTGTTTTGCTGAGAGTACAAACATTGATAAAAAGTTGCTGGTTTCCTTATTTTGTATAGAgagaaatgcattaaaaattaataatactaTGGAGTTTATATATTATGaatatagaatgtaagttccttgagagcgagattgttttcatttctacCCATATAtccacaatgcctagcacatactTGGGATACAATGTTTGTTTGATTGATGAAGATCCACTTTCAGTTCTGGGAAAGGGACAAAGAGATGGACTTTTAGTAgaatatagagagaaaagagattggATGACTAAAAATTTTGCTTGGAGCCAGCAATgcactttcaattaaaaaaatgaaagagtgcCAGAGTTGACATTTCTCTGCAGTTTTTAATCCCAGGTTTTGTCAgccattaaaaattagaagaaaaatgctGGTTTACATAAAATGATAATGTGGTCTTTGTCAGGTAGGTGTCAGTAGAAGTGAGAAATCCTGAAGTGTTGCTTTAATTTACCCATTTCCTTTAGTGGTTTAGCCAGAGATAagtataattaattttcttttttggtttcagCTTTAGAGAACAAGCAGAGTTTAAATAGAATCCCAGTTATTACTCCTTTAGTTAATTATTTCACTTTGTTCTGAAGTTCAAGAAAAATCTCAGCTTTTCCCCCCTTTGTTCTATCTGGATTAATGAAAAGCTGTTAACTCTGTATTTTCACACTCATTTGCCTAAAATATAATACTGCCCTCTGTTAAACCACcttcattctttttctgttgtcCATTTGCCAATATTCATAGCCTTTAGTTGTCTTCTAAATGTTTCCTTAAGTGAATGTTTTGGAACTTAGAATCTCCAGAATTAGATTGGATCCTAGAGGTCATCTCGTGTGACATTCAACTCGGAAATTCTCTGTAGTATTTCTGTTAATAGGTGGTTATCCAGGCTGTGCCTGAGTACTCAGAGTAGTGGCGAAATCtcattaggattttttaaaaagtagctctaattattagtacAATTTCCCAATATTGAGAAGAAAATTGTCTCCTTGCAACTTTGATTAAATTCAGCCAATATCTGTTAAGCACAAACTACGTACAAGATACTGGGAATGAAAAGAccaaacccccccacccccccacaaaCCAGGTCATAGAGTTTACACTTGACAGtaatatacaaaatagatacaatGCATATGTAgttattattcatttgtttcagtcatgtttgactcttcttgacccaatttagggttttcttggcaaagataatagagtagttttacatttccttttccagctcatttgacagatgaagacacagaggcaaacagggttaagtgacttaccagggtcacactgctagtgttggaggccagatttgaattcaggaagatgagttttcctaacttcaggcatgtatgtgtgtgtagtaTACATGAGTAAATGCAAGGTAAtttgagggggaagagagaactaagaactgaaaggaatttaaattaggaaataataactggcatttctaGAATTCTACCTAGTGAGGTAGCTAATACCACTACAAATATTATCCTTTACAAGGTCGTCCCTGAGCTGGGCTTTGAACGGAACCTTcggattctaagaggaagagatTCGAAGGTAGTGAATTTGAGGTGTAAGAGACAGCCTGAGCAAAGGCGTGGATATGTAATGTCAGGTTTGAGGACCTGTTAATAAGGCAGTATGTCTGGAATAAGAATATGTGACAGAGATGGGCTATATTTGCCTATTTGCTAAATATGAAGTGAAATCTGAgttgtcttggatttttatttttcttattatcagTGGAGTTTTCTGTTACTTGGTTGTGAAGTTTGTAGTTccttgaaaaattttttttccattacatgtagaaaccatttttatcttcagattcttttcctccccctcctccatttCAGGCAGTAAATAGACTGATTTAAGTTATATCAGtatactcttctactttggaaccgatatgcaggattgattccaagatgaaagggcaaggactttaaaaaaagtcTTATAGTCACTGTCACAAAATTTGCTGTTACAAGGGCAAGCTTCTTTGGATCAGAAATATTAGGAAACAATTACAACTGCAATTTAGAAAGAGCATTTTATGACAGAAAAATCAGGCTGCATGTTTACAAAGGTCTTCACTTTGGTAGGCTTCCCAAATTTGTCTCTCAGGGTCACCCAGAGAATACCGTGCtgccaaaagaaaatttaaagaacttttggtgtctgtatatatatatatgtctaaatTATAATTATGTTCTCTTTGCTTTTGCTGCACTTGTATCTTGGAATTACTATAGACTTTTAGGGTCTTTTGAACAGGTTCATGGACCAAGATCTACCTACTATATTCCTTCAGTGGATTTTTTGCTGATTCCTttagcatttttgtttttttttaacatagagGATATTAGCAACTAGGAGCTCTTATAATAAAAAGggatcttaactttttttgtgtcacCGACTtcctggcagtctggtgaagcccaaagattcctttttcagaataatgtttttaaattcataaaataatatacacataaGAATACTAGGGAAACCAAtagaaatacagttatcaaaatattttttaaaataagtttacaGGGTACAACTAGGTAgcaaggtggatagagtgccagacctg
The window above is part of the Monodelphis domestica isolate mMonDom1 chromosome 7, mMonDom1.pri, whole genome shotgun sequence genome. Proteins encoded here:
- the ATG12 gene encoding ubiquitin-like protein ATG12 isoform X1, whose amino-acid sequence is MAEPERPSMTLLGGPVGGEGATEMGPDTNTLEPAPSTAVSPGSEEPPGDAKKKIDILLKAVGDTPIMKTKKWAVERTRTIQGLIDFIKKFLKLVASEQLFIYVNQSFAPSPDQEVGTLYEVINFSLYIMNKDKLLINYISA
- the ATG12 gene encoding ubiquitin-like protein ATG12 isoform X2; translation: MAEPERPSMTLLGGPVGGEGATEMGPDTNTLEPAPSTAVSPGSEEPPGDAKKKIDILLKAVGDTPIMKTKKWAVERTRTIQGLIDFIKKFLKLVASEQLFIYVNQSFAPSPDQEVGTLYECFGSDGKLVLHYCKSQAWG
- the ATG12 gene encoding ubiquitin-like protein ATG12 isoform X3 yields the protein MAEPERPSMTLLGGPVGGEGATEMGPDTNTLEPAPSTAVSPGSEEPPGDAKKKIDILLKAVGDTPIMKTKKWAVERTRTIQGLIDFIKKFLKLVASEQLFIYVNQSFAPSPDQEVGTLYERPGPKIKKT